One Micromonospora eburnea genomic region harbors:
- a CDS encoding CsbD family protein has translation MGFTDKAKSKAQEMSGMAKERIGDVTDNERLRAEGANEQSAARAKQAGQHAKQAGRDVRDAFEK, from the coding sequence ATGGGCTTCACCGACAAGGCGAAGAGCAAGGCTCAGGAGATGAGCGGCATGGCCAAGGAGCGGATCGGCGACGTAACCGACAACGAGAGGTTGCGGGCCGAGGGCGCCAACGAGCAGAGCGCGGCCCGGGCCAAACAGGCCGGCCAGCACGCCAAGCAGGCCGGTCGGGACGTCCGCGACGCCTTCGAGAAGTGA
- a CDS encoding YnfA family protein produces MTVLRSLLLFVLAALAEIGGAWLVWQGWREHRGLWWVAAGVLALGAYGFVATFQPDPNFGRILAAYGGVFVAGSLAWGVLVDGFRPDRWDVAGAAICLLGVAVIMYAPRGA; encoded by the coding sequence GTGACTGTTTTGCGTTCCCTGCTGTTGTTCGTGCTGGCCGCGCTGGCGGAGATCGGGGGAGCGTGGCTGGTCTGGCAGGGCTGGCGGGAGCACCGCGGGCTGTGGTGGGTGGCGGCCGGGGTGCTGGCGTTGGGCGCGTACGGGTTCGTCGCGACGTTTCAGCCGGACCCGAACTTCGGCCGGATCCTGGCGGCGTACGGCGGGGTGTTCGTGGCCGGGTCGTTGGCCTGGGGCGTGCTGGTGGACGGCTTCCGCCCGGACCGGTGGGACGTGGCGGGCGCGGCGATCTGCCTGCTGGGTGTTGCCGTGATCATGTACGCACCGCGGGGAGCCTGA
- a CDS encoding KamA family radical SAM protein — MTQTQPVETIPAPRSTPVAVPTAGQPYEYRRSPLVEPDWTRFPGWRHVTREQWENAQWQRVNCVKNIKQLRIVLGDLVDETFYADLEADQKALATMSMLVPPQMLNTMVPFEAMTTEAFLADPVRRYMIPVASDRRTDWPSHPYASRDSLHEHDMWVAEGLTHRYPTKVLAELLSTCPQYCGHCTRMDLVGNSTPAVDKLKLALKPVDRYDAHIAYLKAHPGVRDVVVSGGDVANVPWKNLESYLMRLLEIETIRDIRLATKALMGLPQHWLQADVVEGLERVARTAARRGVNLAIHTHVNHRQSITPLVAKAAQTALDVGVRDVRNQGVLMRGVNATAGDLLDLCFALQGEAGILPYYFYMCDMIPNAEHWRVPVWHAQQLQHDIMGYLPGYATPRIVCDVPFVGKRWVHMLTEYDRERGISYWTKNYRTSIESADLVALNKRYAYYDPIDTLPESGQAWWEAHHND; from the coding sequence GTGACCCAGACCCAACCGGTGGAGACCATCCCTGCGCCCCGCTCCACGCCGGTCGCGGTCCCCACCGCCGGACAGCCGTACGAATACCGCCGCAGCCCGCTGGTCGAACCCGACTGGACCCGCTTCCCCGGCTGGCGCCACGTCACCCGCGAGCAGTGGGAGAACGCCCAGTGGCAGCGGGTCAACTGCGTCAAGAACATCAAGCAGCTGCGCATCGTCCTCGGCGACCTCGTCGACGAGACCTTCTACGCCGACCTCGAGGCCGACCAGAAGGCCCTGGCCACCATGTCGATGCTGGTGCCGCCGCAGATGCTCAACACCATGGTGCCGTTCGAGGCCATGACCACCGAGGCGTTCCTCGCCGACCCGGTCCGCCGCTACATGATCCCCGTCGCCTCCGACCGGCGCACCGACTGGCCCTCCCACCCGTACGCCAGCCGGGACAGCCTCCACGAGCACGACATGTGGGTCGCCGAAGGCCTCACCCACCGCTACCCGACCAAGGTCCTCGCCGAGCTGCTCTCCACCTGCCCGCAGTACTGCGGCCACTGCACCCGGATGGACCTCGTCGGCAACTCCACCCCCGCCGTCGACAAGCTCAAGCTCGCCCTCAAACCCGTCGACCGCTACGACGCCCACATCGCCTACCTCAAGGCCCACCCCGGCGTCCGTGACGTCGTCGTCTCCGGCGGCGACGTGGCCAACGTGCCGTGGAAGAACCTCGAGTCCTACCTGATGCGGCTGCTCGAGATCGAAACCATCCGCGACATCCGCCTCGCCACCAAGGCCCTCATGGGCCTGCCCCAGCACTGGCTCCAGGCCGACGTCGTCGAGGGCCTCGAACGGGTCGCCCGCACCGCCGCCCGCCGCGGCGTCAACCTCGCCATCCACACCCACGTCAACCACCGGCAGTCGATCACCCCACTGGTCGCCAAGGCCGCCCAGACCGCCCTCGACGTCGGTGTCCGTGACGTACGCAACCAGGGCGTCCTCATGCGCGGCGTCAACGCCACCGCCGGCGACCTGCTCGACCTCTGCTTCGCCCTCCAGGGCGAGGCGGGCATCCTGCCGTACTACTTCTACATGTGCGACATGATCCCCAACGCCGAGCACTGGCGGGTCCCCGTCTGGCACGCCCAGCAGCTCCAGCACGACATCATGGGCTACCTGCCCGGATACGCCACCCCGCGCATCGTCTGCGACGTCCCGTTCGTCGGCAAGCGCTGGGTGCACATGCTCACCGAGTACGACCGCGAGCGCGGCATCTCCTACTGGACCAAGAACTACCGCACCTCGATCGAGTCCGCCGACCTCGTAGCGCTCAACAAGCGCTACGCCTACTACGACCCGATCGACACCCTGCCCGAATCCGGACAGGCGTGGTGGGAAGCCCACCACAACGACTGA